Proteins encoded within one genomic window of Eleutherodactylus coqui strain aEleCoq1 chromosome 1, aEleCoq1.hap1, whole genome shotgun sequence:
- the SOX7 gene encoding transcription factor SOX-7, translating to MTALMGSYTWSESLDCSTIDGDLSDGLSPHRSPRDKASETRIRRPMNAFMVWAKDERKRLAVQNPDLHNAELSKMLGKSWKALSPSQKRPYVEEAERLRVQHMQDYPNYKYRPRRKKQIKRICKRVETGFMINGLSRDQNLVPDNRGGCRTTGDKEDAAGYSSGTSMQDISSYSESQNGGGKHDQSYPYGLPTPPEMSPLDVIDQDQSFYPSSCPEDHNPHINGPTYQPEYTRNHILCSHLSQMSMSQPGTPMIPHLPNCLPPYYNSTYHPSLPHNYHPRAHLGQLSPPPDQPQYDSIEHMSQAELLADMDRDEFDQYLNTSLMESCDMAINGHIQVAQTVDLQPQETTSLISVLADATATYYNSYSVS from the exons ATGACTGCACTGATGGGATCTTACACCTGGTCCGAGAGTTTGGACTGTTCCACCATAGATGGAGACCTTTCAGATGGACTGTCACCTCACAGGTCTCCTCGGGACAAAGCCTCAGAGACCCGCATCAGGAGACCCATGAATGCTTTCATGGTTTGGGCAAAGGATGAGAGGAAGCGGCTGGCGGTGCAGAACCCCGACCTGCACAATGCGGAGCTCAGCAAGATGCTGG GAAAATCCTGGAAAgctctgtccccatcccagaagAGACCTTATGTGGAAGAGGCTGAACGGCTGAGGGTCCAACACATGCAGGATTATCCTAATTACAAGTATAGACCCAGAAGAAAGAAGCAGATCAAACGGATCTGCAAACGAGTGGAAACTGGCTTTATGATCAATGGGCTCTCCAGGGACCAGAACTTGGTGCCAGATAACCGGGGTGGCTGTAGGACAACTGGAGATAAAGAGGATGCTGCAGGATATTCTTCAGGGACAAGCATGCAGGACATCAGTAGCTATAGTGAGTCCCAGAATGGTGGTGGCAAACACGATCAATCATACCCATATGGGCTTCCAACTCCGCCAGAAATGTCACCCTTGGATGTCATCGACCAGGACCAGAGCTTTTATCCATCTTCCTGCCCTGAAGACCACAACCCTCACATCAATGGCCCCACTTACCAACCCGAATACACAAGAAACCATATCCTCTGCAGTCATTTGAGCCAAATGTCCATGTCGCAACCTGGAACACCTATGATACCCCATTTACCAAACTGTCTACCTCCTTATTACAACTCAACTTATCATCCCTCCTTGCCCCATAATTACCATCCCCGTGCCCATCTTGGTCAACTATCTCCTCCACCTGATCAGCCACAGTATGACAGTATAGAACATATGAGTCAAGCTGAACTCCTTGCGGATATGGACAGAGATGAGTTCGATCAATATTTAAATACCTCTCTAATGGAGTCCTGTGACATGGCGATAAATGGACATATCCAGGTGGCACAGACTGTAGACCTGCAACCCCAAGAAACCACCAGTCTCATCTCTGTTCTAGCAGATGCCACTGCGACATATTATAACAGCTACAGCGTTTCTTAG